One genomic segment of Pelagerythrobacter marensis includes these proteins:
- a CDS encoding succinate dehydrogenase assembly factor 2, with amino-acid sequence MIDPVRLSRARFRAWHRGTREADYMIGGFFDRYHGDWDEADLAWFESLLEEDDVDVMAWALRTQAVPDRFAGPQMAAMQQLDYVEI; translated from the coding sequence ATGATCGACCCAGTTCGCCTTTCCCGTGCCCGTTTCCGCGCATGGCACCGCGGCACTCGCGAAGCCGATTACATGATCGGCGGGTTCTTCGATCGCTATCACGGCGATTGGGACGAGGCCGATCTGGCCTGGTTCGAAAGCCTGCTGGAAGAGGATGACGTGGACGTGATGGCCTGGGCTCTGCGCACGCAGGCCGTGCCCGATCGCTTCGCTGGCCCGCAGATGGCCGCCATGCAGCAGCTCGATTACGTAGAGATCTAG
- the mfd gene encoding transcription-repair coupling factor: MPDLQRILKAERPLTLTSVARGAQPLIMADLARASGGRAVFVAPDDAAMRAVAEAAQYFAPELEVLEFPAWDCLPYDRASPALSVSARRLAALHRLQAGKAGAQLLVTTANALLQRVLTPFRIREGVREFRPGTEIGRDSLAALLQRQGYGRTDTVVDNGEYAVRGSIVDIFPSGMEEGLRLDFFGDELESLRSFDPSTQMSTGVLESHLLLPASEALLDEDSIKRFRTRYRELFGANATQDPLYEAVSEGRRLAGMEHWLPLFEDRMATLFDHLDARDLVVIDSAALQASEERLGDIGDYHDQRKSTGGQTKGSYRPLAPDALYLAESEFGGALEKHPVHRTTIFAEPESETVVDFGFSSARDFAPERARGDNVYEAAASHLAATGKTGKKVLFAAYSTGSRARIASILTEAGAATQLAGTWQEALGMAARGKPAALVLPLETGFANDEMELLTEQDVLGDRLVRRKKRRKDSDAFLAELSALNRGDLVVHVEHGIGKYLGLEPIAVGKSQHDCVMLEYKGGDKLYIPVENIDVLSRYGSSEDAVMLDRLGGEAWQKRRARLKERIREIAGELMQVAAQRALKKAPALEPEEASYNQFVDRFPWQETDDQDRAIEDVLGDLAQGRPMDRLVCGDVGFGKTEVALRAAFVAAMAGQQVAVVAPTTLLARQHYTNFMERFAGFPLRIGRLSRLVPAREMAETREGLAAGQVDIVVGTHAILSKTTKFRDLGLVIVDEEQRFGVTHKEKLKQLRADVHVLTLTATPIPRTLQMAMSGLRELSTIQTPPVDRLAVRTYVMEWDDMVMREALLREHHRGGQSFIVVPRISDMEQVSDWLHEHVPEVKFVAAHGQMSATEIEERMSAFYEGKYDVLLSTTIVESGLDLPSANTIIIHRADIFGLAQLYQLRGRVGRAKLRAYAYLTYEKDVALSEVAEKRLKVLGDLDSLGAGFQLASHDLDIRGAGNLLGDEQSGHIREVGFELYQSMLEDAILAAKAGDAGLERGDGPLSPQITVDAPIMIPEDYVPDLAVRMALYRRLNDAKDKAEIEAMAAEMIDRFGPLPDATANLVKLIEIKHQAIEANISKIDVGARGTLVTFHNDDFPDPAGLLAYVERLKDTAKLRPDMKLVINRAWGDPRSRLNGLFQLTRGLSGVARKAAR, translated from the coding sequence ATGCCCGACCTCCAACGCATCCTGAAAGCGGAACGGCCGCTCACCCTCACGTCGGTCGCGCGCGGCGCGCAACCGCTGATCATGGCCGATCTGGCCCGCGCATCGGGCGGACGCGCGGTGTTCGTGGCCCCGGACGACGCTGCGATGCGCGCGGTGGCGGAGGCCGCACAATATTTCGCGCCGGAGCTTGAGGTGCTTGAATTCCCGGCCTGGGACTGCCTGCCGTACGATCGGGCCAGCCCGGCGCTGTCGGTCAGCGCGCGGCGGCTGGCGGCGTTGCATCGCCTCCAGGCTGGCAAGGCCGGCGCGCAACTGCTGGTCACCACGGCCAACGCCTTGTTGCAGCGCGTGCTCACGCCGTTCCGCATTCGCGAAGGCGTGCGCGAGTTCCGCCCAGGAACAGAGATCGGGCGCGACAGCCTGGCCGCCCTGCTCCAACGTCAGGGCTACGGGCGCACGGACACGGTCGTCGACAACGGCGAATATGCGGTTCGCGGGTCAATCGTCGACATCTTCCCTTCCGGTATGGAGGAAGGGCTGCGCCTGGACTTCTTCGGCGACGAGCTGGAGAGCCTGCGCAGTTTCGACCCGTCCACGCAGATGAGCACCGGCGTTCTGGAATCGCATCTGCTCCTGCCCGCGAGCGAGGCCCTGCTGGACGAGGATAGCATCAAGCGGTTCCGCACCCGATACCGCGAGCTGTTCGGCGCCAATGCCACACAGGACCCGCTGTACGAGGCCGTCAGCGAAGGACGGCGGCTGGCCGGGATGGAACACTGGCTGCCGCTGTTCGAAGACCGGATGGCAACCCTGTTCGATCATCTCGATGCGCGCGATCTGGTCGTGATCGATTCCGCCGCACTTCAGGCCTCGGAAGAGCGACTGGGCGACATTGGCGACTACCACGATCAGCGCAAGAGCACGGGCGGCCAGACCAAGGGCAGTTATCGCCCGCTGGCACCCGATGCCCTCTATCTTGCGGAAAGCGAATTCGGTGGCGCGCTTGAAAAGCATCCGGTGCATCGCACGACGATCTTTGCCGAACCGGAGAGCGAGACCGTCGTCGATTTCGGCTTTTCATCAGCACGCGATTTTGCGCCTGAGCGTGCGCGCGGCGACAACGTGTATGAAGCTGCCGCCAGCCATCTGGCCGCGACCGGGAAGACCGGGAAGAAAGTTCTGTTTGCCGCTTACTCTACCGGCAGCCGCGCCCGCATCGCCTCTATCCTGACCGAAGCAGGCGCAGCGACGCAGCTGGCCGGGACCTGGCAGGAAGCATTGGGGATGGCGGCAAGGGGGAAACCCGCAGCACTGGTCCTTCCGCTCGAAACCGGCTTCGCCAACGACGAGATGGAGCTGCTGACCGAGCAGGACGTGCTCGGCGACCGGTTGGTCCGGCGGAAGAAGCGGCGCAAGGATTCCGACGCCTTCCTGGCAGAGCTGTCCGCGCTCAATCGCGGCGATCTGGTGGTTCATGTCGAACACGGGATCGGCAAGTATCTCGGCCTCGAACCGATCGCCGTGGGCAAGAGCCAGCACGATTGCGTGATGCTGGAGTACAAGGGCGGCGACAAGCTCTACATCCCGGTCGAGAATATTGACGTGCTCAGCCGCTACGGCAGCAGCGAAGATGCCGTGATGCTCGACCGCCTCGGCGGCGAGGCATGGCAGAAACGCCGCGCGCGGTTGAAGGAACGCATCCGCGAAATCGCCGGCGAGCTGATGCAGGTCGCGGCGCAGCGCGCGTTGAAGAAGGCACCCGCGCTCGAACCCGAAGAAGCGAGCTACAACCAGTTTGTCGACCGGTTCCCCTGGCAGGAAACCGACGATCAGGATCGCGCGATCGAAGATGTTCTGGGCGATCTGGCCCAGGGGCGGCCGATGGACCGTCTCGTCTGCGGCGATGTCGGCTTCGGCAAGACCGAGGTGGCGCTGCGGGCCGCCTTCGTCGCCGCAATGGCAGGCCAGCAGGTGGCGGTCGTCGCCCCCACCACCCTGCTCGCGCGCCAGCACTATACCAATTTCATGGAACGTTTCGCAGGTTTCCCGCTGCGCATCGGGCGCCTTTCGCGCCTCGTGCCCGCGAGGGAAATGGCCGAAACACGCGAAGGGCTTGCCGCCGGGCAAGTCGATATCGTGGTCGGCACGCACGCGATCCTGTCGAAGACCACGAAGTTTCGCGACCTCGGGCTGGTGATCGTGGATGAGGAACAGCGTTTCGGCGTCACCCACAAGGAGAAGCTGAAACAGCTTCGCGCCGACGTCCACGTTCTGACGCTCACCGCCACGCCGATCCCGCGCACGCTGCAAATGGCGATGAGCGGGCTGCGCGAGCTTTCCACCATCCAGACCCCGCCGGTCGACCGCCTGGCGGTGCGCACTTACGTGATGGAATGGGACGACATGGTGATGCGCGAGGCGCTGCTGCGCGAGCATCATCGTGGCGGGCAGAGCTTCATCGTCGTGCCCCGCATTTCGGACATGGAACAGGTTTCGGACTGGCTGCATGAGCATGTGCCCGAAGTGAAGTTCGTCGCCGCGCACGGCCAGATGAGCGCGACCGAGATCGAGGAACGGATGAGCGCGTTCTACGAAGGCAAGTACGACGTTCTGCTATCCACCACGATCGTTGAAAGCGGGCTCGACCTGCCCAGCGCGAACACGATCATCATCCACCGGGCGGACATTTTCGGCCTGGCCCAGCTCTATCAGCTTCGCGGGCGTGTCGGTCGTGCGAAACTGCGCGCTTATGCCTACCTGACATACGAGAAGGACGTTGCGCTTTCCGAAGTCGCGGAAAAGCGGCTGAAGGTTCTGGGCGACCTCGACAGTCTGGGTGCGGGCTTTCAGCTCGCCAGCCACGACCTCGACATTCGCGGGGCCGGCAACCTGCTGGGCGACGAGCAGTCGGGCCATATTCGCGAAGTCGGTTTCGAACTCTACCAGTCGATGCTGGAGGACGCGATCCTCGCCGCCAAGGCTGGCGACGCCGGGCTGGAACGCGGCGACGGACCGCTGAGCCCGCAGATCACCGTCGATGCCCCGATCATGATCCCGGAAGACTATGTCCCCGATCTTGCCGTGCGCATGGCGCTCTACCGCCGCCTGAACGATGCGAAGGACAAGGCGGAGATCGAGGCCATGGCGGCCGAGATGATCGACCGTTTCGGCCCCCTGCCCGATGCCACGGCCAACCTCGTGAAGCTGATCGAAATCAAGCATCAGGCGATCGAGGCCAATATTTCCAAGATCGACGTCGGCGCGCGCGGCACCCTGGTGACATTCCACAACGACGATTTCCCCGATCCGGCCGGACTGCTCGCCTATGTCGAACGGTTGAAGGACACCGCCAAGCTGCGGCCCGACATGAAGCTGGTGATCAACCGCGCATGGGGCGATCCGCGTTCGCGGCTCAACGGGCTATTCCAGCTCACCCGGGGTTTGAGCGGGGTTGCCCGCAAGGCCGCGCGTTAA